TACCCTTTTGTTTCCATGGCTTTATACCACCACCACGCACCTGTGATCGACTCTTTTGGGCTTTAGTCCCTTGACGACCACCCGCTTGGTAAGCAACAACAATTTGATGAACTAAATCATCGTTGAATGTTTGTGCAAAAACCCGGTCAGACACGACTAGTTTTTGCGTGCTAGCAGAACCTGCTGACGTTAAATTAAATTCCATCATTTGTCTCCAGACTTCACTTTAACAGCGGGAGTAATAATTACTAACCCACCTGGAGCACCAGGCACCCCACCTTTAACCATTACCAAATTTTTACTCAAATCTATTTTGACAATGCGCTGACTCTGTACTGTACATTGTACATTTCCCATTTGCCCCGCCATCTTTTTCCCCTTGAATACTTTTCCAGGAGTTTGGTTTTGTCCAATAGATCCAGGAACACGGTGGGAACGTGAGTTACCATGAGACGCGTCCTGAGTAGCAAAATTATGACGCTTTACAGTACCCGCAAAACCTTTACCCTTTGAGTGAGAAGTTACGTCAATTTTCTGACCTTCAACAAACAGCTTCTCTAAGCTTAATTCATCACCAACTTTGTAATCTACTAAATCTGCATCACCAGGTAATCGAAACTCCCAAAGGCCAAGACCAGGCTTTACACCGGCCTTTTTAAAATGCCCTTGAAGAGGCTGAGTTACCTTGTTCTGTTTCTTTTC
This window of the Gammaproteobacteria bacterium genome carries:
- the rplC gene encoding 50S ribosomal protein L3, which codes for MAIGLIVEKCGMSRLFSDDGQSVPVTVLKMSPTFIVQIKTVAIDGYASLQVTTGEKKQNKVTQPLQGHFKKAGVKPGLGLWEFRLPGDADLVDYKVGDELSLEKLFVEGQKIDVTSHSKGKGFAGTVKRHNFATQDASHGNSRSHRVPGSIGQNQTPGKVFKGKKMAGQMGNVQCTVQSQRIVKIDLSKNLVMVKGGVPGAPGGLVIITPAVKVKSGDK